The Triticum aestivum cultivar Chinese Spring chromosome 4B, IWGSC CS RefSeq v2.1, whole genome shotgun sequence sequence ACGGAGAACTACCAAATCGAACGACTTTGATTTGTCCGTGCCATTTTGTCACTGCTAATTTTCATTTGACTGGTTTCAGTTCGTTTTCATTCAATTTTCTGATCGTTAGATCTCGCATTGTGATTCATGCAAAAATTAGTTGTCTAAAGTTTTTTCGCCTTCTGTTCGATTACGCGTTGTGATGGCTACATCATTTCGCCTTCAttataatttttgaatttttgtACATTGTGTTATATCAATTTCATTTTAACCATATAATATTTTTGGTTTCTGCTTCTTTTTTGGGTTATTTCCATGTCCGAGACTTCTTTTTCTAAGTAGATTCtaaatttctactccctccgtcccataatgtaagacgttttttgatattagtgtagtgtcaaaaaacgtcttacattatgggacggagggagtacattttaagCGGTCCATTCTTGTTATGTGAGAATTACCATTGTCGTTTTTAGCTTTTGAGGTGCAAAGTTACAATTTATATTTTGTTACATTTAATTACTATTGGAATTCTTTCCACATTAGTTTGGAAATTTTTATTACTCATTATTGTTCTCCCGGAATTATTATTATCAGTTTGTCATTTTTACCGTTTTATAGTGGATGTATATGACTTGATGTACTGTTTTGATTTTTTGCATCTTAGCCTCGATTTTTGTAATGATTCACTCTCAAGCCCTGAGAATTGAGTGGTTGAAGTTTTTGAGTGATGATgaatttgttttcagtcgaatgtcAATTCGGTTTCAATGCATACAAGTGTCATGTTTTTATTGGCTGTTTTTTTTTTGTTGAAGGTTAGTTCGTTTTCAATTGAATGTGAAATAGACATGTCCAACCAAAACACGTGATGACAATCCTACTGTCTATATGCTCACTAGAGAGAGACAaatctttttttttgcgagaataGAGAGAGACAAATCTGCCTGTTGTAGAAAAAACAGAGACAATGCCCCCCTCCATTCATCACTTTCAGTCCATTGGTTAGGATATCAAATCAATGTCGCTGGGTGTGTGAGAGTAATGAACGGATTTGAGTGACGGGAAGGCGGGTGCTACATCAGGGGATTTCTGGCTGGTTGGTGCGAGGTGATGATTGATAAGGATAATGAAACTGACTCACACCGACCATACGGTGAAGATAACAAAGAAGAGAAAATACCCCAAATCTAAACTTACATAGAGGATAATATTATTATGATCTCTCACGTATGAGCAAGATTGTTGTTGAATACTGAAGATTTGCATGCAGAGGTGAATGTTGATATCGCTACGAACATTTGCTCATGCGTGCATGGACGACGATCGACTACTGCGGTAGCTTGTTGATCTTGCAGTACGTGTAGTCCTCGAACGTCTTGTCCTTGTAGTCGTACTTGGCCGGGATCCCACCGCCGACCAGGCGCGGGTGCGGCCCGACGACGTAATCTTTCCGCGGGTGCACGAACACAGGCCACGACATCCGCGTCTTCTCCTTGCTCACCGTCACCCGGTGCAACACCGACCTGTACCTCCCATTGCTCAAGATCTGCCACAAACACATTCTAGGACGTTCACTTGACGAGACGGTACGATCAAAGCGAAGAACAAATGGAGTGTTAGCTTGCCTCGATCTGGTCGCCGACGTTGATGATGAGGGCGCCTGGCACGTGCTCGACGTCGTACCAGCGGCCGTCCTTGGACACCTGGAGGCCCGGCACGTCGTCGGTTACGAGGACCGTAAGCGCGCACAGGTCGGTGTGCGGCGCGAAGCCGAGCACGAGCTCCGGCTGCGGGCACGGCGGGTAGAAGTTGACCTTCTGCATGAGCACcaggccgtcgtcgccgccgccgaacGCCTCCGCCATGGCGCCTTCCTCCAGGCCCAGCCCCGCCGAGAGGCGCTCCAGTACCTCGTTGGCCTCCCGGTACCCCCTGGGTTTCTCCGGCCAGAAGCCGTGGTTCACCGCGGCCGGCGGTGAGATGGTGTGGAACAAGTTGTCGGACCATATCTTCCTGTCGCCGGGGCT is a genomic window containing:
- the LOC123089513 gene encoding flavonol synthase/flavanone 3-hydroxylase produces the protein MAGVVQSVQVLASSLGELPPEFVRPEHERPRATTFRGASPLQIPVVDMSLPDAGCRMVEAATEWGVFQAVNHGVPADAVAELQRVGREFFALPQEEKQRYAMDPASGKTEGYGSSVQRSPGDRKIWSDNLFHTISPPAAVNHGFWPEKPRGYREANEVLERLSAGLGLEEGAMAEAFGGGDDGLVLMQKVNFYPPCPQPELVLGFAPHTDLCALTVLVTDDVPGLQVSKDGRWYDVEHVPGALIINVGDQIEILSNGRYRSVLHRVTVSKEKTRMSWPVFVHPRKDYVVGPHPRLVGGGIPAKYDYKDKTFEDYTYCKINKLPQ